GTCCCACCCATAGGTCCCACCCAATGTCCCTCCTCATTTAAGTTTTAACTCCTTTTCGTCTAGCTCGTTGGATCTTCTTGTACTGTCGGTCAGATTCTGGTCCAATCCAATGTTCTCTATGTGCTTTCTCACGCCCCCTTCCACGTCGACCTGCACTCTCGCCATATTTCCACTCCTGTGAAGCTTGCAACCTGGTTTGCTGCTAAATAGAAGAGGAGAGTGTTTTCCACAAGACAGCAGTAGGCGTAAAACGATTTACATCTCCGTTAGCTTTCCGGGTAGTGCTTGTTAATTCATTGTGCAACAATGAACGTCTTCAGACTGACAGGGGACCTTTCTCATCTGGCTGCTATCATCATCCTGCTACTCAAAATATGGAAAAGCAGGTCATGTGCAGGTGAGCCACAGCtatcatttttttcataacATATGTTACAGTATTGTTTTTAGTACGTCAGAGATTATCATAACTTTGCCCATTTTCAATTGCTAAAATTGTCTTTTAGCTTAGTTTTTTCTCTTCTTACCAGCAAGTTCCAAGCTGGCTTACgatagctacatgctaacgctTCCCACCCATTCATTTGAGTTTAGGCTAATACCGTTAGCCGATAACAACTGGGAACGGCTGTCTGCACCTCCATCACTTCTAGCTAGTAGCAGTCTAACGTTACTGCAATAGCCAACGTTACTGAAACTATGTAGTTAACGTTACCTACTTAAAGTTAAAGACAATAACGTCCCAGTGTAACATAGCATCAACTAACGTAACTTTGTTGGGATTGCTAATGTGAGTTAAACTTAGTTGTAACATGTTAGCTGAACTACGTTACGGATTGAAGTAGTCACTTGGGTCACTGCTGCTTAGGAAATGAATAagcaaataaatacaaaattattCAAATTTTTTGCAGTGTATTTTTTCCTTCAGCTTCACCGGTTGGTTTTGCTTTCTCCAGCGACACAAAACTCATCCATTCACTCCTGCTCTGTTAATTTGAAGTTTGGTGCTCGATTCTTTTGGTCTGGCTTCTGACGTGGCGTTCTAGAATCCGCTACCGTAGTAGCAAACCTGcgaaagtgttttattttagttttacctTTACCATGCTTAATTCCCCTATCTCTTACAACACGTGTTACGTATTGATGGTAAACCGCACCATGAACCACAGAGATGAGTCATTTCTGGTGTGCAGTCAAGAAGAAACAGTGGTGAATGGATACTACTTTGGTTATGAGGAGAAGTGCTAGGATTGGCAAAAGTTAATTGAGGTTACAATTAAGTGCTGATAGTGTATGGAGTTaggtttgtttctttattacatgcgagaaaataaatgatctgagagaaataaaaatgttaaagagGAAAGTTTATtccactgatagcaaaaaagcattttatgagagaaaaaaatgtttgagagaaaaacaaattaataccaataccaaaaaaaaatctcaaatacttttttaaactttcaaatttatatatatttttgctatCATTGTGAAAAAGAAATCTATAAAAACGTTTCtctcaaaatgtaaaatctctctcaaaatagttttttaaactctcaaatatattttttgcaatccgtgtaaaaattttttttctcaaatgtttCTCTcaaattgtttttcttctcgctCTCAAAACCCAAATTgtgtaatgattcagatggaTTCCCGAGACAAGACGTTGCTCACCCAACTGGCCAACAGGAACGTGGCCTTAACACTATTTTCACATCAAGAGAAAAATCTTGAGACCAAAAAATTGAATCGAGAGCAACACACTGTTTTGAGAGTgagaagaaaaacgttttgggagaatttttttcacactgatagcaaaacatatatttgagagttttaaaaaaaataacttgagagatttttttgctattggtatgaaaacgttttttctctaaaaaaacaaaaatctagcTCCATAATAGTGTTTCTCTATTATTTACCCTAACATGGTTAGAAGTCACATAGTTGTATCTACATCTAAGTTACACagtgaatttaaaatgtttattacagaGAGTTATGTTAGAAAATCCATTCATTCATAATCTGTACACTTTTACCCTAAAATCACAACTCGTTAATTTTCCTTTAATGGGATAAAATGGGataattgtttcatttatttattttttacaaaaaccttAGTCTTACAGGACAGACACActtgcaataaaaaaaggtaCAATCACACACTTGAGAATGACAATATTAGGTAATGTGGGGAACAGATACATTAGGAATGTGATCAGAGAAAATATTGATTAACGTCAGAGTGCTGCCAAGCACTGGTAGGACTCCAAAACCTCTTCTGTACCATTTAGACCTGGAAAGAGGACAGACTATCATACGCTGCAGGGGCAACACTCCAGGATACGATTCACATAGAGGGAAGAAgaatagagacagagacagatgtgAAAAAGGGTATAAGCAAGGATTGAGAAAACACTACATCAGTTGCCTGAAGGACCAGGACCCGCTTATACTTTCCGGGGGGGCTCTAGCCTCCGCACCTCGCTTGGCTATCAATGGGCTGACATATACAGACAAGCAGCAGTTCACTCACTCCTAACCTGCATTTCTGTGGGAGGAAACAGTAGCACCTGCAGGAAACCCACACAGACCCAAAGAATATACAACTCCATACAGAAAATCTGCCAGATTCGAACCAAGAACCTCACTCTGCTGCCCAGTGTGGATCTGAATGCATCTTAAAAGGGTAGTTGAGATATCTCTGGTGGTTGTATTTCTGGGGTTGTATGAGATATTTTTTGTATAGTTGGTGTATACCTACAGTAGATTGCGGCCCCCTGGTTTGGAGAAGAAGGCAGGAGTACTGGCACAGACgctaagcaatgtactgctgtggaccttgccaaatgtattttttgggggggatggTGGATAGAAACTCATTACATTACAAGCAATTTGCGGTGATGGGCTatatcaaaaacatattttttatatactgtacattaaaactGATTGgttttcttctccaaactggggaaCGTGGAAACCATCTTCTAATGTAGATCATACACTGAATAAGAataagtacctcatacaacctCACTTCATACATCCAAACTATGCTTTTGAAGCATCTTAAGCTTATTTTCAAGTTAAAATCGTAATGTTTAGGCTTGGTAAAGGTCAGGGAAAGATATGTGAGGGATGTTCTCTGCCTGTTATTGTCCTTGGAACCATAATGTTGTAAGAAACTCTGTTGTGACTGATTAGGTCAGAggtaggcctgcatgattcggggaaaaatatgaatcgctattttatttttttttggcttagaattgatatcacgattctctgccacgatatTTTTgaacatgacaaaacaaaacaaattggcaccTATTTTTGGCACCTACAGCgcattgctcatcaccacaaaCCTGTAACCATAGCGGctccaatgaagagaagggagaacattgcagcgcttggagcattttaaaacctatttcatacagtctatgttcaAAACTCATGGAAGaaagtagcgtttgtgatgcagtcggctcgtaaaattaaatgagaatcaaagtttaaaaaaaaaacctaagttatttaaaaattaaatcaggAATTGAAATGATTgcaattttataaaaatataattgttCAGGCCTAGTCGGGTAATACAGACCCAGAGAGAAACCTGTACACACTTCACGTCTTCTCATGGTGCGTTATGTTTGATGTACCTACTGTAAGTTCAAGAACATAAGTCCATGCACTAGAGTTGCTCTTTTGCTTGCCAACCTGATATGTAGTCAGTTTGTGCATTTTCACTAAGATAGCATTAGTTAAAGTAATTAAGATTGACTGTATAATACCGGACACTAAACATGCAATTTCATTATGCCAGTTAACTGGGTTTTCGCTGTGTCTTAAAGTctttaatttcaaaatcaaaatgtgatgccttaaaaagtcttataCCCAACCTTACTCTGGGTCCTCTACAGGGTGACTAAGCACCAGTCCTATAATGCGAATGAGGAAATCAGAGAATTGTTTCAGATGATGTTTCCTGACTTTGACAtgtgctgtttttgtttctaattTCCTGGTATGCTGTAGGTCTTGAATTTtattcataatggtcttaaaaaatCTTAGATTTAACTTGGTGAAACCGGCAGAAAccataaataaaacaagttCAAAAAGACTGATATTGCTGATTATCCAGATAAATATTCATCATGATTCATCATGTCCAGTAGATGTCACCACCGTTCAACAAGGAAAAGCATTTGCTTCATACTGTATCCAAACTACTTGTCAAGCTGTTCTGAAGTTGCTGATGGGTCAacataaatgttaaatgtgctTGATACGTCTGTTAAAGGTATCTCTGGAAAGAGCCAAATCCTGTTTGCTGTAGTGTTCACCACCCGCTACTTGGATCTGCTCACCTCCTTTATCTCCCTCTATAACACAAGCATGAAGGTAAGACACCAGTCACGTCCAAGCTCTCACCAGCAGCCTTTCATAAAAGTCCCTTATTTCTCccctgtacatttttttttaatgtcaagcCATTCTGCATTGTTTACCAGTTGATCTACATCGGCTGTGCATACGCCACAGTTTACCTGATCTACATGAAATTCAGGGCAACCTATGATGGCAACCATGACAGTTTCAGAGTGGAGTTCCTGGTTGTTCCCGTCGGGGGTCTTGCTGTTCTCATCAACCACAACTTCTCTCTCATGGAGGTGGGTTCGACCTTCTGTATTGTTGTCAAAGCGGGACATGATTCATCGGAAAAGGAGCTGAGCACTAAGAACATCCTGCTATAAACATCACATCACATTTACTGTAGAATGAATAAGCATCTACATTTTCTACATCCTGCACTAACCATACAGCCTTTTTTCCTTAATGTTAAAtagttatatgtatgtatgtgttatttattgtttattttataagaTTGGTTTTATGTATACACCATCAACCAAAGCAAATTCCTAGTAAGTGCTATTTACCTGGCAATAAATCTATTTCTGGTTCTGATACTCCTTTTTCCAAAAGAATATTTGTTATCCTgcacatttaaatgtatctgTCTCCAGATCCTGTGGACGTTCTCCATCTACCTGGAGTCGGTGGCAATCCTGCCTCAGCTCTTCATGATCAGCAAGACTGGCGAGGCAGAGACCATCACCACCCACTACCTGTTCTGCCTGGGCCTCTATCGGGCCCTCTATCTTCTCAACTGGATCTGGCGTTATTACTTTGAAGGCTTCTTAGACATGATCGCCATCTTGGCCGGATTGGTCCAGACTATCCTCTACTGTGACTTCTTCTACCTTTATGTCACCAAAGGTGGGTTACCTGCTGGTATCATCCAGAATGGCATTAGACAtatcaaaacaaatgaaataagaGAGTAATTATCTGACAATATGTCATGTACTTATATGTGTACTGTGAGAATTATTGGTTATCATTCTTCCAGTCCACACTGACCCTAAAGTGATCCCTTCCAAAAGTACCCTCAATGTAGGAGATACATAGTCCCTATTCCCTGTAAAACCTCATTCTAAAGTTCAGTTGAAGCTAATATGAGGCTTAAGCAATCTTTATTTCTTGAATCAAGTGATCTTTTTAGTACAAAAATCCCTCTTTGTATTACTGTCCACAGTTGCTTAGCAATGAAACACTGTCCCAGGAAACACACAAAGTTTGTTTTGTGCTAAAAAGACAAGTCAATTTAGAAGTACACACTTAATTTGGCTAACCCAGATTACTAAAACCGCATATTAGCATCGGTTGTACTTCAGAAttcttttttctcacaaagCCATGACTGTGGATATTTCCTTCACATTAATAATCTTCAATCACATTATAATGCTTCCAAAACTGCAACTATTTACTGTTTGTCTAGAAACTAACAATGTAGAACATCTTGGACATCAAAGTTTGtcagttactttttttttcttttttttttctctata
The nucleotide sequence above comes from Etheostoma spectabile isolate EspeVRDwgs_2016 chromosome 15, UIUC_Espe_1.0, whole genome shotgun sequence. Encoded proteins:
- the LOC116703272 gene encoding ER lumen protein-retaining receptor 2, translated to MNVFRLTGDLSHLAAIIILLLKIWKSRSCAGISGKSQILFAVVFTTRYLDLLTSFISLYNTSMKLIYIGCAYATVYLIYMKFRATYDGNHDSFRVEFLVVPVGGLAVLINHNFSLMEILWTFSIYLESVAILPQLFMISKTGEAETITTHYLFCLGLYRALYLLNWIWRYYFEGFLDMIAILAGLVQTILYCDFFYLYVTKVLKGKKLSLPA